A part of Lacinutrix sp. 5H-3-7-4 genomic DNA contains:
- a CDS encoding polymer-forming cytoskeletal protein: MFSDNKKMKNENNNTSIQNLIAKGTKIVGSFVSEGDIRIDGVIEGDVKTPGKVVVGKTGEIKGSLESSNAYFEGKFSGNLNLSGTLTLKSTAFIEGDVVTQKLAVEPGATFNVSCVMKTTVKDLKSGSKTQKTA; this comes from the coding sequence ATGTTTTCTGATAATAAAAAAATGAAAAACGAAAATAACAACACATCAATACAAAACTTAATCGCAAAAGGAACCAAAATAGTTGGATCCTTTGTAAGTGAAGGAGATATTAGAATAGATGGCGTTATAGAAGGTGATGTAAAAACACCAGGAAAAGTAGTAGTAGGTAAAACAGGTGAAATAAAAGGATCTTTAGAAAGTAGTAATGCTTATTTTGAAGGCAAATTCTCCGGTAATTTAAATCTATCAGGAACTTTAACCTTAAAATCTACAGCATTTATAGAAGGTGATGTAGTAACGCAAAAACTAGCTGTAGAACCAGGAGCAACTTTTAATGTTTCATGTGTTATGAAAACAACTGTAAAAGATTTAAAGAGTGGATCGAAAACCCAAAAAACAGCTTAG
- a CDS encoding AtpZ/AtpI family protein, translated as MDRKPKKQLSPYIRFTTVAFQMGAIIWLGNLLGEWLDTKYQTTYWENTITLLAVFSAMYLVISQVLKISKDND; from the coding sequence GTGGATCGAAAACCCAAAAAACAGCTTAGTCCTTATATTAGGTTTACAACTGTTGCTTTTCAAATGGGTGCCATAATATGGTTAGGCAACTTACTTGGCGAATGGCTAGATACAAAATATCAAACGACGTATTGGGAAAATACAATAACATTACTTGCTGTTTTTTCGGCAATGTATTTAGTTATTAGTCAGGTTTTGAAAATTTCTAAAGACAATGATTAA
- a CDS encoding DUF6168 family protein, whose amino-acid sequence MIKKILIYFFSFFILFGLAFTIQNQIINNLNVVLGFSVLAIYCFHSIVSFLICIAILILSKAPKWQPQLGFVYIFSFVLKFLFFAAVFKESIFKAENLSKTESLNLLIPLGIFLFLEVYFIAKILNQKD is encoded by the coding sequence ATGATTAAAAAAATTTTAATTTATTTTTTTTCATTTTTCATTTTATTTGGTCTAGCTTTTACAATTCAAAATCAAATAATTAATAACTTAAATGTAGTACTTGGTTTTTCTGTTTTGGCAATTTATTGCTTTCATAGTATTGTTTCTTTTTTAATTTGCATTGCTATTTTAATACTATCAAAAGCTCCAAAGTGGCAACCACAGTTGGGTTTTGTTTATATTTTTTCTTTTGTACTTAAGTTTTTATTTTTTGCAGCAGTATTTAAAGAGTCTATTTTTAAAGCAGAAAACTTATCAAAAACCGAAAGCTTAAACCTCTTAATTCCACTAGGGATTTTTCTATTTTTAGAGGTGTATTTTATAGCAAAAATTTTAAACCAGAAAGACTAG
- the atpB gene encoding F0F1 ATP synthase subunit A has protein sequence MLFASASAMAKTPVTEGNNNGGQVDTKTEIDDYILHHLQDAHDFTLFSYTNDNGERKHFGFPLPVILWTSKGLVTFMSSEFHHNDDGHVIVEKNGLKFAKIHSKIYELDGAATTVAFDEEHHATNAHKVLDLSITKSVLGVLLVGLLMLFVFSRLGKQYKNKQIPTGFGRVLEPLVIYVRDEIVRPNIGEKHYRKFTGYLLTVFFFIWILNLLGLTPLGFNVTGQLAVTACLAIFTLIIYSVSGNKDYWMHIFWMPGVPILIRPVLAVIELASALIIKPFSLLVRLFANISAGHIVVMSLIAIMYNLRESFGVVGSTSLAILLSFFITLIEVLVAFLQAYIFTMLSALFIGMAVAEHDHDHEHDAEGHEIADTEDVRSDFI, from the coding sequence ATGCTCTTTGCAAGTGCATCTGCAATGGCTAAAACACCTGTTACAGAAGGTAATAATAATGGTGGTCAGGTAGATACAAAAACAGAGATAGATGATTATATACTGCATCACCTTCAGGATGCACATGACTTCACATTGTTTTCTTACACGAATGATAATGGAGAGCGTAAGCACTTCGGTTTTCCTTTGCCAGTAATCTTATGGACTTCAAAAGGTCTTGTTACATTTATGTCTTCAGAATTTCACCATAATGATGATGGACATGTAATTGTAGAGAAAAACGGTTTAAAGTTCGCGAAGATTCATTCAAAAATTTACGAATTAGATGGTGCTGCAACTACAGTAGCTTTCGATGAGGAGCATCATGCAACAAATGCACATAAAGTTCTAGACTTATCTATAACTAAAAGTGTACTTGGTGTATTGTTAGTTGGTTTATTAATGTTGTTTGTGTTTTCTAGATTAGGGAAACAATACAAAAACAAACAAATACCAACTGGTTTTGGTAGAGTTTTAGAGCCATTAGTAATATATGTTAGAGACGAGATTGTAAGACCTAACATTGGAGAAAAACACTATAGAAAATTTACAGGTTACTTATTAACAGTGTTCTTTTTTATATGGATATTAAACTTATTAGGTTTAACACCATTAGGATTTAACGTTACAGGACAATTAGCTGTTACAGCATGTTTAGCTATATTTACACTTATAATATATTCTGTAAGTGGAAATAAAGATTACTGGATGCACATTTTCTGGATGCCAGGAGTGCCAATTTTAATTCGTCCAGTATTAGCTGTAATTGAGTTAGCAAGTGCATTAATAATAAAGCCATTTTCATTATTAGTACGTTTATTTGCAAACATCTCTGCGGGTCACATTGTAGTGATGAGTTTAATTGCAATAATGTATAACTTAAGAGAATCGTTTGGTGTAGTTGGTTCTACATCTTTAGCAATATTATTATCGTTTTTTATAACATTAATAGAAGTATTAGTTGCATTCTTACAGGCTTATATATTTACAATGCTTTCAGCATTATTTATAGGTATGGCAGTTGCAGAGCACGACCACGATCATGAACATGATGCAGAAGGTCACGAAATCGCAGACACAGAAGATGTAAGGTCAGATTTCATTTAA
- the atpE gene encoding ATP synthase F0 subunit C: protein MYNLIGGGLIVIGAGLGLGQIGGKAMEGIARQPEAAGKIQTAMIIVAALLEGLAFGALFLAK, encoded by the coding sequence ATGTACAATTTAATTGGAGGTGGTTTAATCGTAATCGGAGCAGGTTTAGGTCTTGGTCAAATTGGTGGAAAAGCAATGGAAGGTATTGCACGTCAACCAGAAGCAGCAGGAAAAATTCAAACAGCGATGATTATTGTTGCAGCACTATTAGAAGGTTTAGCATTTGGAGCTTTATTCTTAGCGAAATAA
- a CDS encoding F0F1 ATP synthase subunit B, which translates to MDKLLNDFSPGLFVVQTVLLLLLIFLMVKFAWKPILNSLNEREEGIQGALDAAENAKKEMANLQADNQKLLQEARLERETMLKEARELKSKMIADAEAEAQSQANKMIAQAQEAIASEKKAAMAELKSHVAGLSLDIAEKVVRQELSNKDKQLELVESMLGEAKLN; encoded by the coding sequence ATGGATAAATTATTAAACGATTTTTCACCAGGACTATTTGTAGTACAAACAGTATTACTACTATTATTAATTTTCTTAATGGTGAAGTTTGCATGGAAACCAATTCTTAACTCTCTTAATGAAAGAGAAGAAGGTATTCAAGGTGCTTTAGATGCAGCAGAGAATGCTAAAAAAGAAATGGCTAACTTACAGGCAGATAATCAAAAATTATTACAAGAAGCGCGTTTAGAAAGAGAAACAATGCTTAAAGAAGCGCGTGAACTTAAAAGTAAGATGATTGCAGATGCAGAAGCAGAAGCTCAATCACAAGCTAATAAAATGATTGCACAAGCTCAAGAAGCTATCGCAAGTGAAAAGAAAGCAGCAATGGCAGAGTTAAAAAGTCACGTTGCAGGATTATCTCTTGATATTGCAGAAAAAGTAGTGCGTCAAGAATTATCTAATAAAGACAAGCAATTAGAATTAGTTGAGTCTATGTTAGGTGAAGCAAAACTTAACTAA
- the atpH gene encoding ATP synthase F1 subunit delta, translated as MARAAIRYAKAVLSIANDQNTAEAVNNDMTLIANTIAENKDLSNMLLSPVITPSIKKSALLEIFKGINTVTSNLINTLITNKRIDIISNVASKYTELYDASKGIQVATVTTAVALTDDLKAKVLNKAKELTGKDVTVKSIIDESILGGFILRVGDIQYNASISNKLDKLKREFTIN; from the coding sequence ATGGCAAGAGCAGCAATACGTTACGCAAAAGCAGTATTAAGCATAGCAAATGATCAAAACACGGCAGAAGCTGTAAATAATGACATGACGCTAATTGCTAATACTATTGCCGAAAACAAAGATTTAAGCAACATGCTTTTAAGTCCTGTTATTACTCCTTCAATAAAAAAATCAGCTTTATTAGAGATTTTTAAAGGAATTAATACAGTAACTTCTAATTTAATCAATACACTTATTACAAATAAGCGAATAGATATAATTAGTAATGTGGCATCAAAATATACAGAGTTATATGATGCATCAAAAGGCATTCAAGTAGCAACAGTAACAACAGCTGTAGCTTTAACAGATGATTTAAAAGCTAAAGTATTAAACAAAGCAAAAGAATTAACTGGAAAAGACGTTACAGTAAAGAGTATTATAGATGAAAGCATTTTAGGTGGTTTCATTTTAAGAGTGGGAGATATACAGTATAACGCTAGTATCTCTAATAAACTCGACAAATTAAAAAGAGAATTCACAATAAATTAA